A window of Halobacillus naozhouensis genomic DNA:
ATGATCCATAAAGCTGTTTAATGAAACAACCGACTTAAATCCAGCTGATTTCATTTGCTTTACCTGGTCGATCATTAGTGAGATGAGCGGTGACACAACGACCGTGCTCCCAGAAAGAAGTTTAGAAGGAAGCTGAAAACAGAGTGACTTTCCAACACCAGTCGGTAAGATACCTAATACATCTCTGCCTTCAAGCACCTGTTGAATAATCTCCTCTTGTCCTTGTCTAAACTGAAGGTAACCGAAATGTTCATAAAGCTTCTCTTTTAAATTAAAATTGCGCATGAGACACTGGCTCCTTTTGTACCTTAGATAGAACTAGACGCAGTTCAAAATAAGAAAATTGACCTTGAAATGATTCGTAGATCCTTTTCAAACGTCTTGTTTGCAAACGAGAGGCTGCGGTCAATATCGCCTGTTCATCCTCTTCATTGATAAATGGTCGGATCGAGAAGTTTGAAACCACGAGAGCAGCTTCGATTACGTGATCTTGAATGGTACTTATTTTTAACTTTCGGATAGCTGCAATGTTCTCTAATGTTAAACCCTTCCCCAGAAGTTGATACGTTCTTTTTGCAGACTGGGTGATGAGACTTGAAGAAGACAATCCTTCCAGACACTTTCCCATTGCAGGGTATTCAGACCGGCCAGTTTTGCATTGATCGTACAAGTAATAGGATACATGTGCCAACAGCACGTCAACTTCTTGTTCCGATATCTTATGTTCGCGTGCCATTTGTTCCCGTGTTTCCCCGATAATCATTCCTCCTGTTAATCGGCTTGTAAATAGTTCTGCCTCCACTTCCGTAAGCTGACTGAGCAAATAAGCTAATTCCTTATATAACTGTGCCTCTGCTCCTTCAATATCATCTTTAAGGCTAGTATATTGCTGTTTGACCCATTGTTGAATCAAAGGCTTCTCAATAATAGGTAAAAAAGACTGGTTATACACTGACATATTTGTCACGGTTTGGATCAGTAATCGAAGTCGGTCCTCGAAAACTTGCACATTAGCTTGCTCAGTCATTCCAGAAAAATAGTCAGGACGAGGCCCTTGATAGTTGACCAAGTAATCGATCCCTTTTTTTGTAAGAGAAGCAAACTGCTCATTTTCTACTGTAACTAATTTATCGTTAACAACTGCTTGAATAGTTGTTTCGAGTTCTTTCTTGGAAAGGTTCGGACATATACCAAAAAAACGATCTATACCATAGACGCGTGCGTCTTGCAAAGTTTGGGCTGAGCGTTTCCCCCTTATTAAGTGGAAAATTCCTGAAATTGTACGCTCCCCTTTCATTTGATTTATACATGCTAAAAGGATATATATAAACAAGCGATCCCTCCTTCCTCCTGCTGCTTATCTATTGAAAAGTTCGAATCCTCGTCTTACAATGACTATGTAGCAATTTTCAATAAACCTTTTGCCCCTCTGGGAAATTACTTCACGAGGTGACATTTGAAGGAGGTTATTTTTTTGGCAAAGTTTACTATGGTTGACCAGGATACATGTATTGCTTGCGGGGCATGCGGTGCCGCTGCTCCAGATATATTTGACTATGACGATGAAGGATTGGCTTTCGCCTTGCTTGACGATAATATGGGAAACGAAGAAGTTCCTGAAATTTATGAAGAAGATATGGAGGATGCATTTGAAGGCTGTCCGACAGATTCCATTAAAGTAGCTGATGAGCCCTTCGAAGGCGATGCTCTTAAATTTGAATAAATCTCCCTTCTTTGATAAAGAAGGGATTTTTTATTCACTTTTAGTAAGCTGACTATATCTAAATAACGCTGCTTCTTTATCAAAACTTGAGTACCAACGGTTTCCTAATTCATCAATAATTCGATAATGCTGACTAATAACATTCTGCTGCAACTTAAACCGTTTTCTCTCATCGCTTGTCGTCCACCACACTCTACCCTTTATAACCCTCTCTCCTGAGCGGTCCACTTGATCGTGAGCAATGGTCTCGATGATCTCAAGGGGGGCGTCACCTAACAGGCCTTTCAGGACTTCACTTTCCGGAAATAGAGCACAAACTGCTACAATTATCGTCCAATTCGCTACAGTTCTTTCCTTTTCAATTTGCACGAGTGTCTTCTTGGATAGTCCAAGGATCGCAGCCATACGGTCTTGAGTATACCTATACTCGACACGTATCAACTTAATTTTTTTCGACACCTGCTCAACCAATAGTTCTTTATCCATACCACCGTCTCCTCATTAGTATGTATCTCATTTTACCATGCTCATCTACATTATTCTATCGAAAGACACGTGAAAGTAGACAGGGGTATTTACATGAGAAAAAGAAGCACCCTTGCCAGTTAACAAGGGTGCTTTACTAGTTTGCAGAAACCGGATTCAGCGCTTTAGGTGTTTCGACTGCTTTATTTAATTCGTATGGACCTAATTTGCCAATTGATGTGTTTTCGAATTCAACTCGATCATAGCCAAAATGTTGAGCGGTAATTAAAATAGCTTCAATAGCCGTCAGCATTTGTTGTTTATTGACCGATTGTGGATCGTTAAGTTCTACAATGAGCTCCTTACCTTCTTCATGTGTAGATTGTACGGTGACTTCAGGTGGTAATGGAGAATCCACATTAGGTTTTTTCTCCTCCTCTTTTAACTCTTTCAGGGCGGTACTTATCGTGCTCTCGCCATTTATCGATATGGGAACAAAAAAGGAAGTGTCCGCTGAGGCAGGCTTAAGTACTTTGAAAATATAACTGCCTTCTTCAATAGCCGACAATGATGATACATTTCCATAGCTGCCCAGTGATACCGGTGAGCCGTCCTCAGTTTGGACGGAAATCTTTTCAATATTGTAAGGCTCTACTGACCACTTTATACTGTTAACGATTGAAGTACTCATTGCATTCCCGCTAACCGAAAAGTTATCGGGAAAGGTCACCTGAGCCTCTTTCTCATTTTCATCAATTGAAATGGTGATATTTTCAAGAATATTTTCTGATAATCCGAGTTTCTCTGTATTGATAGTGCTTCCTTCCTGTCCATTCCCTTCAGATACAACTGTAAGAGGAACAATATGTTGAACACTTTGATCAACAGCTGCCAAGGGTTTCATATTATTGGAAATGTCTTCGACAACCATGCTTTTCAACTCGTGCCCTGTTTGACGGGAGGCTTCCTGATTAGCTTTTGCCGGGAGATCTTTCCCATTACTTGAACTATCGAACATGTTCAGCTTTAAACTCTGCTGATCAGCAGGTTGAGGGTGATCGACAGCCCCTTCCTTCATGGAATAATAAGAAAAAGGGACGACTATAGCCAGAATCAGCACTGCAATGACGGAAGCAATGCCAGGCAGTAGCCATCTTTGCCGTTTTGCAGGCTGCTGTTTGGAGTTATCGTGGACCAGGCGGTAATACTCATCTTTATTCTTTGTATCTTTAATTTGCGGGAGCTCATGCAGCATTTTTTCTACACGTTTAACCTGTTCGTCATTATGCTTCATGGTCATTATCCCCCTTAACACCTAATCGTTTCTTTAAAGCAAGCATTCCTCTATGCTGTGTAGTTTTAACCTTACTTTCAGTAAACTGCAGAATGGCTGCCGTTTCCTGTATTGTCATGCCTTGGATATACCTT
This region includes:
- a CDS encoding ferredoxin, with translation MAKFTMVDQDTCIACGACGAAAPDIFDYDDEGLAFALLDDNMGNEEVPEIYEEDMEDAFEGCPTDSIKVADEPFEGDALKFE
- a CDS encoding helix-turn-helix domain-containing protein, coding for MQDARVYGIDRFFGICPNLSKKELETTIQAVVNDKLVTVENEQFASLTKKGIDYLVNYQGPRPDYFSGMTEQANVQVFEDRLRLLIQTVTNMSVYNQSFLPIIEKPLIQQWVKQQYTSLKDDIEGAEAQLYKELAYLLSQLTEVEAELFTSRLTGGMIIGETREQMAREHKISEQEVDVLLAHVSYYLYDQCKTGRSEYPAMGKCLEGLSSSSLITQSAKRTYQLLGKGLTLENIAAIRKLKISTIQDHVIEAALVVSNFSIRPFINEEDEQAILTAASRLQTRRLKRIYESFQGQFSYFELRLVLSKVQKEPVSHAQF
- a CDS encoding GerMN domain-containing protein; the protein is MKHNDEQVKRVEKMLHELPQIKDTKNKDEYYRLVHDNSKQQPAKRQRWLLPGIASVIAVLILAIVVPFSYYSMKEGAVDHPQPADQQSLKLNMFDSSSNGKDLPAKANQEASRQTGHELKSMVVEDISNNMKPLAAVDQSVQHIVPLTVVSEGNGQEGSTINTEKLGLSENILENITISIDENEKEAQVTFPDNFSVSGNAMSTSIVNSIKWSVEPYNIEKISVQTEDGSPVSLGSYGNVSSLSAIEEGSYIFKVLKPASADTSFFVPISINGESTISTALKELKEEEKKPNVDSPLPPEVTVQSTHEEGKELIVELNDPQSVNKQQMLTAIEAILITAQHFGYDRVEFENTSIGKLGPYELNKAVETPKALNPVSAN
- a CDS encoding helix-turn-helix transcriptional regulator; protein product: MDKELLVEQVSKKIKLIRVEYRYTQDRMAAILGLSKKTLVQIEKERTVANWTIIVAVCALFPESEVLKGLLGDAPLEIIETIAHDQVDRSGERVIKGRVWWTTSDERKRFKLQQNVISQHYRIIDELGNRWYSSFDKEAALFRYSQLTKSE